In Carassius carassius chromosome 7, fCarCar2.1, whole genome shotgun sequence, one genomic interval encodes:
- the LOC132144219 gene encoding tumor necrosis factor ligand superfamily member 14-like, producing MVDTAESVNKDMKVFVVDSQALAPRVSVRRDGPALFIIYLLLAVALLGVFIEAGFIWHLYSRSTTTSDFQILEYSKGEKSSFPRSSHDLNEVLPAKPPKAESKPAAFLQIASPVSGGNGVLHWRADSFPVFMRGLQYKNNSLYVQQDGYYYIFSKISHMENCSFFKHQVMQKTERYSSKAIELMQSSRFICVPSKSQWRGNSYLGGVFQLFKGDSVFVRVNNSSLVYGEVYENFFGAFMV from the exons ATGGTGGACACAGCTGAGAGTGTGAATAAAGACATGAAGGTGTTTGTGGTGGACAGCCAGGCGCTTGCGCCCCGGGTGTCTGTGAGGAGGGACGGTCCGGCGCTCTTCATCATCTACCTGCTGCTGGCCGTGGCTCTGCTGGGGGTCTTCATCGAGGCTGGCTTCATCTGGCATCTCTACAGCAGGTCCACG ACAACATCAGATTTCCAGATACTGGAATATAGTAAA GGAGAGAAGTCCTCGTTTCCCAGAAGTTCACACG ATTTAAATGAAGTTTTGCCTGCAAAGCCTCCCAAAGCTGAGAGCAAACCCGCAGCATTTCTGCAAA tcgctTCGCCCGTGTCCGGTGGGAACGGCGTCCTGCACTGGAGGGCCGACAGCTTCCCCGTGTTCATGAGGGGTCTGCAGTACAAGAACAACAGCCTGTACGTCCAGCAGGACGGGTACTATTACATCTTCTCCAAGATCTCTCACATGGAGAACTGCAGCTTCTTCAAGCACCAGGTGATGCAGAAGACAGAGAGGTACAGCTCCAAGGCCATCGAGCTGATGCAGAGCTCCAG GTTCATCTGCGTGCCCAGTAAATCCCAGTGGAGGGGCAACAGCTACCTGGGAGGCGTCTTCCAGCTGTTTAAAGGAGACAGTGTGTTCGTGAGGGTCAATAACAGCTCGCTGGTGTATGGAGAAGTCTACGAGAACTTCTTTGGGGCCTTCATGGTGTAA